The window AAACCATCTGCAACATCCATGTTACGAAGACACATGATAGGAGCACCAACCTTGAGCTTCAAGCAATGTCTAGGCAGTCCAGCCACTTTAACACTGTTCAGAAACTCTGCAGGATATACGACATTTTCTTCTGTGTCAACATCGGATGGGATAATACTGTCAGAGCTAAGGTAAACCTTCTCTTCTCCTGAAAGCATATGTAAATCCTTTTGTTTAGTGATATGTAAAAAGTTAGTTGAACATAAGAATAAATGATAAAACATGTTACCTGGCAACTGCGAAAGCAtgtaatcatttattttatccACTTCATCATTTGCGGGAGTAAGAATGGCTCGATGTCTATACAAATCCTTATCTGTTGAAGTTTGAAAAGCTTGTCCATAAACCTCTTTTGCCATAGTCTCAATAGGGTCTTCTCCACTATTTTGTATCAGCAAATCAGAAGGGATGTCAATCTCAACTTGACCGTCGTTAGgcaaatttatttttccatCTCCTATATCCAAAATCCAGTTTGAGAAGGATTGAAGCTCTTTTGCTGCATCATCAGTAAGACCAGCCAGTAATCTCATGTTTTTTGTTAGCTTCAGAACTTTGCAGTGCTCCCAAAGATATGACGAATTCAGAGCCGCCAAAACAGTCTCTGCTCTACCACCTCCAGGTATAACCGGTAAAATCTGTCTGAAATCTCCACCGAAAACAACAACTTTACCCTGAAAAGGTTTGTCTTCACAAGATCTTATAATATCACGCATAGTCCGATCCAACGTCTCGAAACAGTGTCTGCTCATCATAGGCGCCTCATCCCATACAATTAACTTTGCCGCTTTAACTAATTCTGCACGATCTGATCCTGGCTCCATTTTCTTGCAAGTACTGAATTCATCTGCATTTATCGGAATACCAAATCTGGAATGTACGGTTCTACCTCCTTCCAACAACAATGCTGCAATTCCACTTGATGCGGTATTTAGAACAATCATACCTCTAGATCGGATAGCTGATGAGAGTGCTCTGTATACGAAGGTTTTTCCTGTGCCTCCATAACCATAAAGAAAGAACACTCCACCGCTATCATTTAAAACTGCATCCAGAATCTGTTCGTATACCCCTCTTTGCTCATCTGTTATCATCGCCATAAGTCTTTCATTTTCCTTTTGCCGATCTTCCAGAACATAATTAAGCTCATCATCTATAAGGCGATTGCCGTTGTAAGAGCCAAAATCTTCTGGCTTTGGCATGTGGGGCCATTTCTTGAGGCTACGACCATTGCTGAGCAAATGATTTTCGATCTCAGTAAGAGCAATATTTTTGATCTGCTCTATGGTCAAGTTCATATCTGCaagtttgataattttattaaattaacataGACATTCTTACaataagaaaatttaattaGACAAAACTCACCAGGTCGTCCAGTTTCTCGCCGCTTCTTGTAAAAAATATCGTCGGTAAGATAGTCCCAAGTAGCTTCCCCACACAACATAAGGCTGAGACAACGATTTGGAAACCAACATTCTCGCAAAAAGCTTCCTGGCATACGTGCCAGAACTACAGTCACTGGCATCTTTGATAGCTTCTATGAATTCCTTGTCATCATCCATCAATCCCAACGCATAGCAAGCATCTTCGTATGTAGGATATAAAACACCATCAACTGTTCTTATATCCTCGTATGATGTCGGTCCTCTAACCCAATTTAGCAATACTCTTAAGAAATATAGCTCATCACCTGATGGCTGAATATGCGCAATCCTCCCTATCGCAAAGCCTCGTTTCCGTGGTACCCATTCTCTCGTACCTGATTTCCAAACGAATTTTGTTGGAAATTCCGCATATGTCAACTCTCTTGCTTCTGCATATTTTCTGTTTGCTATGAACCAGGCCAAAAACATGGATTGGTTGACAGTCTTTTTGTTGAGAATACTCTCAATAGGTTCATCTTCATCAAAAAATACCAGTTCCTGATCCGGAAGATGAAAGCCAAGTTTCTCTACAGAAGTAGTACGAAAATGTGTAGGAAAAGCAAGAATCCGCCAAGACGACTTGCATGCAGTAATATATCTAATTAAGAAATACGAAAACATAAATGAGTAAAGATGAACGTAGACTTTAAATATAAAAGACAGATAAACTCTATTtgttaataatgtatttattttattgtaaacAAGTGAGTTATATAAATTTCATctatgatattatatattttttaaatcttatacatatatatttgtaCTAATAGTAATAGATTATTGATGTATTTTCGTTTCCTTTGCAAAGACATAGCGTAGAATAcaaattttgtattaaattgataattacatatttaaCTAACTTGACGTCTTTcctttattatcttattatttttttcgtattatattttttaatagtacATTTGCCCAAACTTG is drawn from Brassica rapa cultivar Chiifu-401-42 chromosome A05, CAAS_Brap_v3.01, whole genome shotgun sequence and contains these coding sequences:
- the LOC108871926 gene encoding ATP-dependent DNA helicase PIF1-like gives rise to the protein MPVTVVLARMPGSFLRECWFPNRCLSLMLCGEATWDYLTDDIFYKKRRETGRPDMNLTIEQIKNIALTEIENHLLSNGRSLKKWPHMPKPEDFGSYNGNRLIDDELNYVLEDRQKENERLMAMITDEQRGVYEQILDAVLNDSGGVFFLYGYGGTGKTFVYRALSSAIRSRGMIVLNTASSGIAALLLEGGRTVHSRFGIPINADEFSTCKKMEPGSDRAELVKAAKLIVWDEAPMMSRHCFETLDRTMRDIIRSCEDKPFQGKVVVFGGDFRQILPVIPGGGRAETVLAALNSSYLWEHCKVLKLTKNMRLLAGLTDDAAKELQSFSNWILDIGDGKINLPNDGQVEIDIPSDLLIQNSGEDPIETMAKEVYGQAFQTSTDKDLYRHRAILTPANDEVDKINDYMLSQLPGEEKVYLSSDSIIPSDVDTEENVVYPAEFLNSVKVAGLPRHCLKLKVGAPIMCLRNMDVADGLCNGTRLIVTQLLPHVIEGRIITGNKIAGHSVWIPRMSVTPPDTKFPFRMRRRQFPVTLAFAMTINKSQGQTLESVRLFLPRPVFSHGQLYVALSRVKSRENADKNIECCLQKVFQNIS